From the Hymenobacter yonginensis genome, one window contains:
- a CDS encoding DUF3575 domain-containing protein gives MKKLVLSFVLLGGLTTARAQQQPSLQQTPTAPATTSAAAATTAAPMGAVPTAPERAHVLKTNILSPLLGSGTLFYEQAINSRASVQLGVFGSFLHAAGTEYDGFGLTPEYRRYLTGEVLNGLYVGSYLRVQRFRLAVDVPDNSGQTTKVTGKMTTLGGGLLVGRQWIFGQRFVVDPYLGVGYDAGQLQVSTQGYSQNVFGTAPVRGLSLRPGISLGFAF, from the coding sequence ATGAAAAAGCTTGTACTCTCGTTCGTATTGTTGGGTGGCCTGACTACCGCCCGCGCGCAGCAGCAGCCGTCCCTGCAGCAAACTCCCACCGCCCCGGCCACTACTTCTGCTGCTGCGGCTACCACTGCCGCCCCAATGGGGGCAGTACCTACGGCCCCAGAACGGGCTCATGTACTGAAAACCAACATTCTGAGCCCCCTATTGGGCTCGGGTACGCTATTCTATGAGCAGGCAATCAACTCCCGGGCTTCGGTGCAGCTGGGCGTGTTTGGCTCTTTTCTGCACGCCGCCGGCACCGAATATGATGGATTTGGCCTGACCCCGGAGTATCGCCGCTACCTGACCGGGGAAGTCCTCAACGGCCTGTACGTGGGTTCCTACCTGCGTGTGCAGCGCTTCCGCCTAGCCGTGGATGTACCCGATAATTCCGGGCAGACGACCAAAGTAACCGGCAAGATGACTACCCTGGGCGGCGGCCTGTTGGTAGGCCGGCAGTGGATTTTTGGCCAGCGCTTCGTGGTAGACCCCTACCTGGGCGTTGGCTACGATGCCGGCCAGCTGCAGGTAAGCACCCAGGGCTACAGCCAGAATGTATTTGGCACCGCCCCCGTCCGTGGCCTGAGCCTGCGGCCCGGTATCAGCCTGGGCTTTGCGTTCTAG
- a CDS encoding S9 family peptidase — MKRNLLTALALLPLAAAAQTGSTYTPELLWKLGRLGEMQVSPDKKTVAYTVTRYNLADNKGQSDIWLVPVAGGPARQLTNTPAVSENTLNWRPDGKLTFLSGESGTDQLYVISPDGSGKQLLSEFPDEGLSNLKLAPKANFVLYTQDVKTGKSVQDWYPDLPKADAKIIDDLNYRHWNVWDDYKASHVFFQPVGADGKPTGYGKDVMAGEKFDSPLQPLGGSEQLNFAPDGYRLAYTSRKLTGKAEAESTNSDIYLYDVRSGQTQNLSEGLGGYDTEPVFSPDGSKVAWLSMATPGFESDRNGVVVYDFKTKKREDVTKGSEQSAANLRWSLDGKTLYFVSPLEGTEQLFSVPAKGGKVQQLSKGAFNYNSFELAGPGVAIVSKTTQASPADLVRVDLKTGRETALTTINQQELAGVKTGKTEARMVRTTDGKQMQVYVIYPPDFDPAKKYPALLYCQGGPQSPITQSFSYRWNFQLLAAQGYIVVAPNRRGLPGFGTEWNNSISGDWGGQPIQDYLSAIDNVSAEPYVDKARLGCVGASYGGYSVYLLAGKHEGRFKTFIAHCGLYNLTSWYPSTEEMFFAKHDIGAAPWETPLHKSYTDFNPQQFAKNWDTPILVIHGGKDFRVPEDQGMEAFGTAQLRGIPSRFLYFPNEGHWIGKPQNSVLWNRVFFDWLGRTLKPEVAK; from the coding sequence ATGAAACGAAACCTATTGACCGCGCTGGCGCTGCTGCCGCTGGCCGCCGCTGCCCAAACCGGCAGCACCTACACCCCCGAGCTGCTCTGGAAGCTAGGCCGCCTGGGCGAAATGCAGGTGTCGCCGGACAAGAAAACCGTGGCCTACACCGTCACGCGCTACAACCTGGCCGATAACAAGGGCCAGTCCGACATCTGGCTGGTGCCCGTAGCCGGCGGCCCGGCCCGGCAGCTCACCAACACGCCCGCCGTCTCGGAAAACACCCTGAACTGGCGGCCCGACGGCAAGCTGACCTTCCTGAGCGGTGAAAGCGGCACCGACCAGCTCTACGTGATAAGCCCCGACGGCTCGGGCAAGCAACTGCTGAGTGAGTTCCCCGACGAGGGCCTGAGCAACCTGAAGCTGGCCCCCAAAGCCAACTTCGTGCTGTACACTCAGGACGTGAAAACCGGCAAATCGGTGCAGGACTGGTACCCCGACCTGCCCAAGGCCGATGCCAAAATCATCGACGACCTGAACTACCGCCACTGGAACGTGTGGGACGACTACAAGGCCTCGCACGTATTCTTCCAGCCCGTGGGGGCCGATGGCAAGCCCACCGGCTACGGCAAGGACGTCATGGCCGGCGAGAAGTTCGACTCGCCGCTGCAGCCGCTGGGCGGCTCCGAGCAGCTCAACTTCGCGCCCGACGGCTACCGGCTGGCTTACACCTCGCGCAAGCTCACGGGCAAGGCCGAGGCCGAAAGCACCAACTCCGACATCTACCTCTACGACGTGCGCTCGGGCCAGACCCAGAACCTGAGCGAGGGCCTGGGCGGCTACGACACCGAACCGGTGTTTTCGCCCGACGGCTCGAAGGTGGCCTGGCTGAGCATGGCCACGCCAGGCTTTGAGTCGGACCGCAACGGGGTGGTGGTGTATGATTTCAAGACCAAGAAGCGCGAGGACGTAACCAAGGGTTCGGAGCAGAGCGCCGCCAACCTGCGCTGGAGCCTTGATGGCAAGACGCTGTACTTTGTGAGCCCGCTGGAAGGCACCGAGCAGCTGTTCAGCGTACCGGCCAAAGGCGGCAAGGTGCAGCAGCTCAGCAAGGGCGCGTTCAACTACAACAGCTTCGAGCTGGCCGGTCCCGGCGTGGCCATCGTCAGCAAAACCACCCAGGCCAGCCCCGCCGACCTGGTGCGCGTAGACCTGAAAACCGGCCGCGAAACCGCCCTCACCACCATCAACCAGCAGGAGCTGGCCGGCGTGAAAACCGGCAAGACCGAGGCCCGCATGGTGCGCACCACCGACGGCAAGCAGATGCAAGTGTACGTCATCTACCCGCCCGATTTCGACCCGGCCAAGAAGTACCCGGCGTTGCTGTACTGCCAGGGTGGCCCACAGAGCCCCATCACCCAGAGCTTTTCGTACCGCTGGAATTTCCAGCTGCTGGCGGCCCAGGGCTACATTGTGGTAGCGCCCAACCGCCGCGGCCTGCCCGGCTTCGGCACCGAGTGGAACAACAGCATCTCGGGCGACTGGGGCGGCCAACCCATCCAGGACTACCTCTCGGCCATTGATAACGTGAGTGCCGAGCCTTACGTGGACAAGGCCCGTCTGGGCTGCGTGGGTGCCTCCTACGGCGGTTACTCGGTGTACCTGCTGGCCGGCAAGCACGAGGGCCGCTTCAAGACGTTTATTGCCCACTGCGGCCTCTACAACCTCACCAGCTGGTACCCCAGCACCGAGGAAATGTTCTTCGCCAAGCACGACATCGGGGCCGCGCCCTGGGAAACCCCGCTGCACAAGAGCTACACCGATTTCAACCCCCAGCAGTTTGCCAAGAACTGGGATACCCCTATCCTGGTGATTCACGGCGGCAAGGACTTCCGGGTGCCCGAGGACCAGGGCATGGAGGCCTTCGGCACGGCGCAGCTGCGCGGTATCCCGAGCCGCTTCCTGTACTTCCCCAACGAGGGCCACTGGATCGGCAAGCCCCAGAACTCGGTGCTCTGGAACCGGGTGTTCTTCGACTGGCTGGGCCGCACGCTCAAGCCGGAAGTGGCGAAGTAA
- a CDS encoding SHOCT domain-containing protein yields the protein MEKDSSTFETLRQLKEWLDSGIITPQEFTTLKQKLLSGESAAPTPEATQPPVAPAPPAFEPTTVSPVADPLLPPVTHHAAPEPVVPMPPMPASPAEPLSRPIVAGRPEASPSVPAAAQYSVPAPGYEQEQVEDVEDMPYVAPQKSPLSTILIVGGILALLALVAYLMLGNQESERLTSTSRTAADSLAVTPEEGPQAEQIDLPPAAVPETVRVAPALPPAAAPTNPDTAEEAPVEVPAETAPAMSDNAATARAQQVLESYYADLQAAPFSAGQHFAPTVERFYTLSGTTPAAIEAELNRTHFPEFTEAESRIEPGSLQVSPAVSDGSRVVTYRERSTAFRQSMQKRQQTAAQVRVRLDKNFRIIYLRQEKLLENTFTD from the coding sequence ATGGAAAAAGACTCATCGACGTTTGAAACACTGCGGCAGCTGAAAGAATGGCTCGACAGTGGCATCATCACGCCCCAGGAATTCACCACGCTGAAGCAGAAGCTGCTATCCGGCGAAAGTGCGGCCCCAACCCCCGAGGCAACACAGCCGCCCGTGGCACCGGCCCCGCCGGCCTTCGAGCCCACCACCGTTTCGCCGGTAGCCGACCCGCTGCTGCCCCCGGTCACGCACCACGCGGCCCCGGAGCCTGTGGTGCCGATGCCGCCCATGCCAGCCTCGCCGGCCGAGCCGCTGAGCCGCCCCATCGTGGCGGGTCGGCCCGAGGCCTCGCCTTCCGTGCCGGCCGCCGCGCAGTATAGCGTTCCTGCGCCCGGCTACGAGCAGGAGCAGGTGGAAGACGTGGAAGACATGCCGTATGTGGCGCCGCAGAAAAGCCCGCTCAGCACCATTCTCATCGTGGGCGGCATCTTGGCGCTGCTGGCGCTGGTGGCCTACCTGATGCTGGGCAATCAGGAGTCGGAGCGGCTGACCAGCACCTCGCGCACCGCCGCCGACTCGCTGGCCGTTACGCCCGAGGAAGGCCCGCAGGCCGAGCAGATTGACTTGCCCCCGGCGGCTGTGCCCGAAACTGTGCGGGTAGCGCCGGCCCTGCCGCCCGCGGCTGCCCCCACCAACCCCGACACGGCGGAAGAAGCGCCAGTTGAGGTGCCCGCCGAAACCGCCCCGGCCATGTCGGACAACGCTGCTACGGCCCGGGCCCAGCAGGTGCTGGAGTCGTACTACGCCGATCTGCAGGCCGCGCCGTTCAGTGCCGGGCAGCACTTCGCGCCTACCGTCGAGCGGTTCTACACGCTTTCCGGCACTACGCCGGCCGCCATTGAGGCCGAGCTGAACCGCACGCACTTCCCCGAGTTTACGGAGGCAGAGTCGCGGATTGAGCCCGGCAGCCTGCAGGTAAGCCCCGCCGTCAGCGACGGCTCGCGGGTGGTGACGTACCGGGAGCGGAGCACGGCCTTCCGGCAGTCGATGCAGAAGCGCCAGCAAACGGCCGCACAGGTGCGGGTGCGCCTCGACAAGAACTTCAGAATCATTTACCTGCGGCAGGAAAAGCTGCTCGAAAACACGTTCACCGACTAA
- a CDS encoding YeiH family protein has protein sequence MKSTLPLPRSSAPTLAVDSAPATAHPNLWLPRVVFAALLAFCLTPWASPPVALALGLVLAQTVGNPFPALTKKYTAKLLQFSVIGLGFGMNAHAAVQAGRQGILFTVASIAGTLVLGYVAGRWLKLGRPVTHLISCGTAICGGSAIAAVGPVLRARDEEMSVALATVFVLNALALFAFPPIGHALSLSQQQFGLWCAIAIHDTSSVVGAAAAYGKEALEVATTIKLARALWIIPVALGTAVVFKQQDVKVKLPWFILGFIGAMLLNTYVPATHTVGLWLVQAARLGLTVTLFFIGAGLSWQAVKSVGPKPFTLGVLLWVVISCVSLYVIMLG, from the coding sequence ATGAAATCCACGTTACCCTTGCCGCGTTCCAGCGCCCCCACGCTGGCCGTCGATTCCGCCCCTGCTACTGCCCACCCCAACCTCTGGCTGCCGCGCGTGGTGTTTGCCGCGCTGCTGGCGTTCTGCCTCACGCCCTGGGCCTCGCCGCCGGTGGCCCTGGCCTTGGGGCTGGTGCTGGCCCAAACGGTGGGCAACCCGTTTCCGGCCCTTACCAAGAAGTACACCGCCAAGCTGCTGCAGTTCTCCGTCATCGGGCTGGGGTTTGGTATGAACGCCCACGCGGCGGTGCAGGCGGGCCGGCAGGGCATCCTGTTCACGGTGGCTTCCATTGCGGGCACGCTGGTGCTGGGCTACGTGGCCGGCCGCTGGCTGAAGCTGGGCCGGCCTGTTACGCACCTCATTTCCTGCGGCACCGCCATCTGCGGGGGCTCGGCCATTGCGGCGGTGGGGCCAGTATTGCGCGCCCGCGACGAGGAAATGTCGGTGGCACTGGCCACGGTGTTTGTGCTCAATGCCCTGGCGCTGTTTGCCTTTCCGCCCATCGGCCACGCGCTTAGCCTCAGCCAGCAGCAGTTCGGCCTTTGGTGCGCCATTGCCATCCACGATACCTCGTCGGTAGTGGGGGCGGCGGCAGCCTACGGCAAGGAGGCGCTGGAAGTGGCCACCACCATCAAGCTCGCCCGCGCCCTCTGGATTATTCCGGTGGCGCTGGGCACGGCCGTGGTGTTCAAGCAACAGGATGTGAAGGTGAAGCTGCCCTGGTTTATTCTGGGCTTCATCGGGGCCATGCTACTCAATACCTACGTGCCGGCTACGCACACGGTAGGCCTCTGGCTGGTGCAGGCCGCCCGCTTGGGCCTCACGGTTACGCTGTTCTTCATTGGGGCGGGCCTGTCGTGGCAGGCTGTCAAATCCGTCGGGCCGAAGCCGTTTACGCTAGGTGTGCTGTTGTGGGTGGTGATTTCCTGCGTGTCGCTGTACGTGATTATGTTGGGGTGA
- a CDS encoding M28 family peptidase, with the protein MNHFRHTTLRLLLAGLALTAPLAGHAQQKPAKATKTSKAGSGLAVIKEADLKRDLFALADDKYRGREGGTLDELRASAWLAEQIRATGMEPAGDDGTYFQWFNLQRTRLTKTSTLRIGTRQLRPNHDAMVVAPTNASVNAPLVFVGLATPAELAKVDLKGKAVALQVSGAPTDGISYRRYLFGKLRDQAAELFKAGAVAVVFVSDDKAQAIYDHWSHIYERGRYGLPGDANTAVVNQPPVVWLPAEALSWAKQAGQQFSAELKVESFAYPSVNIVAKMPGTDVQLKNEYVLFSTHQDHDGARAPVAGDSIYNGADDNATGCAALLALMRAYKQEPARRSALFVFHGAEERGLLGSRYFSDKPTVPKESIVAVLNAEMMGRNAADSAALLGSTPPHLNSSDLVKTALAANQEGPKFKLDTEWDKATHPEGWYFRSDHLPYARLGIPAIMYTSLLHADYHTPKDEASRIDYGKLLRMTQWMYRTGWAVSNRTAPPAREPGFKLER; encoded by the coding sequence ATGAACCACTTCCGCCATACTACGCTGCGCCTACTGCTGGCCGGCCTTGCCCTCACGGCCCCGCTGGCCGGCCACGCCCAGCAGAAACCCGCCAAAGCCACCAAAACGTCTAAAGCCGGCAGCGGCCTTGCTGTCATCAAGGAAGCCGACCTCAAGCGCGACCTGTTTGCGCTGGCCGACGACAAGTACCGCGGCCGCGAGGGCGGCACCCTCGACGAGCTGCGCGCCTCCGCCTGGCTGGCCGAGCAGATCCGGGCCACCGGCATGGAGCCCGCCGGCGACGACGGCACCTACTTCCAGTGGTTCAATCTGCAGCGCACGCGCCTCACCAAAACCAGCACGCTCCGCATCGGCACGCGCCAGCTCAGGCCTAACCACGACGCCATGGTGGTGGCGCCTACCAACGCCAGCGTGAATGCGCCGCTAGTGTTCGTGGGCCTGGCCACCCCCGCCGAGCTGGCGAAAGTGGACTTGAAGGGCAAGGCCGTAGCGCTCCAGGTTTCGGGTGCGCCCACCGACGGCATCAGCTACCGCCGCTACCTGTTCGGGAAGCTGCGCGACCAGGCCGCCGAGCTGTTCAAGGCCGGCGCCGTGGCCGTGGTGTTTGTGTCCGACGACAAGGCGCAGGCCATTTACGACCATTGGAGCCACATCTACGAGCGGGGCCGCTACGGCCTGCCCGGCGACGCCAACACGGCCGTAGTGAACCAGCCGCCGGTGGTGTGGCTGCCCGCCGAGGCCCTGAGCTGGGCCAAGCAGGCCGGTCAGCAGTTCAGCGCCGAGCTGAAGGTGGAGAGCTTCGCGTATCCGTCGGTGAACATTGTAGCCAAGATGCCCGGCACTGACGTCCAGCTCAAAAACGAGTATGTGCTCTTCAGCACCCACCAGGACCACGACGGCGCCCGCGCCCCCGTGGCCGGCGACTCCATCTACAACGGCGCCGACGACAACGCCACCGGCTGCGCGGCGCTGCTGGCACTCATGCGGGCGTACAAGCAGGAGCCGGCCCGCCGCTCGGCGCTATTTGTGTTTCACGGGGCCGAGGAGCGCGGCCTGCTGGGCTCGCGCTACTTCTCCGACAAGCCCACCGTGCCGAAAGAGTCCATCGTGGCGGTGCTGAACGCCGAAATGATGGGCCGCAACGCCGCCGACTCGGCCGCCCTGCTGGGCTCCACCCCGCCCCACCTCAACTCGTCGGACCTGGTGAAAACCGCCCTGGCAGCCAATCAGGAAGGCCCGAAGTTCAAGTTGGACACCGAGTGGGACAAGGCCACGCACCCCGAAGGCTGGTATTTCCGCTCCGACCACCTGCCCTACGCCCGCTTGGGCATCCCGGCCATCATGTACACCTCCCTGCTGCACGCCGACTATCACACGCCCAAAGACGAAGCCAGCCGCATCGACTACGGCAAGCTGCTGCGCATGACCCAGTGGATGTACCGCACCGGCTGGGCCGTGTCCAACCGCACCGCGCCCCCGGCCCGCGAGCCGGGCTTCAAGCTGGAGCGCTAG
- a CDS encoding LysR substrate-binding domain-containing protein, producing the protein MPDFRLRVFQAVARHLSFTRAAQELYITQPAITKHVRELERTYGQRLFERRGNRVSLTEAGTLLLAHADEVELLHQTLTEKLHQLHGEAAGRLRLGASTTLSQYVLPAVLPGFRHRYPQVELTLLNGNSEQIAEAILSGQLDLGFVEGRSKSRDLHYEPLLADELVAVRRATPAGPPPEPLPLAEALAHPLVLRERGSGTLEVLEFALREQKIKLANLHVAFYFDNTEAIKTYLEAAPEALGFVSRRALTRELAAGLLEEVPIRGLRLPRQFEALWVQGQPLTRPAERFLRYVQLQYNLKE; encoded by the coding sequence ATGCCTGATTTTCGATTACGCGTGTTTCAGGCGGTGGCCCGGCATTTGAGCTTTACCCGGGCGGCCCAGGAGCTGTACATCACCCAGCCGGCCATTACCAAGCACGTGCGGGAGCTGGAGCGCACCTACGGGCAGCGGCTGTTCGAGCGGCGCGGCAACCGCGTGAGCCTCACCGAAGCCGGCACCCTGCTGCTGGCCCACGCCGACGAAGTGGAGCTGCTCCACCAAACGCTTACCGAAAAGCTGCACCAGCTGCACGGCGAGGCGGCCGGCCGCCTGCGCCTGGGAGCCAGCACCACCCTCAGCCAGTACGTGCTGCCCGCCGTGCTGCCCGGCTTCCGGCACCGCTACCCCCAGGTGGAGCTGACCCTGCTCAACGGCAACTCCGAGCAGATTGCCGAAGCCATCCTCAGCGGCCAGCTCGATCTGGGCTTCGTGGAGGGCCGCTCCAAAAGCCGCGACCTGCACTACGAGCCGCTGCTGGCCGACGAGCTGGTGGCCGTGCGCCGGGCCACGCCCGCCGGTCCGCCCCCCGAGCCGCTGCCGCTGGCCGAGGCGCTGGCTCACCCGCTGGTGCTGCGCGAGCGGGGCTCGGGCACGCTGGAAGTGCTGGAATTTGCCTTGCGCGAGCAGAAAATCAAGCTTGCCAACCTGCACGTGGCCTTCTACTTCGATAACACCGAGGCCATCAAAACCTACCTCGAAGCCGCCCCCGAAGCGCTGGGGTTTGTGTCGAGGCGGGCCCTCACGCGGGAGCTGGCCGCCGGGTTGCTGGAGGAAGTGCCCATCCGGGGGCTGCGGCTGCCCCGGCAGTTTGAGGCCTTGTGGGTGCAGGGCCAGCCCCTCACGCGCCCGGCCGAGCGGTTCCTGCGCTACGTGCAGCTACAGTATAACCTAAAGGAATAA